The genomic region TTCCCGCACACCACGTCCTGCGGCACCGCCACCGCCGTTTCGGTACCCTGTATGTTCTCCAACATGCCGCGTAAGCATTACGACGAACAGCTGGCGCATCACCAGGAAGGGATGCTGGATATTATTCAGCGTGCGGGCATTAATGTGCTGTGGAACGACAACGACGGCGGGTGTAAGGGCGCTTGCGACCGTGTGCCGCATCAGAATATGACCACCTTAAACCTGCCGGGTGAATGCATTAAAGGCGAATGCTATGACGAAGTGCTGTTCCACGGCCTGGAGGAGTACATCAACAACCTGAAAGGCGACGGCGTTATTGTGCTGCATACCATCGGCAGCCACGGCCCGACTTACTATAATCGCTATCCGCCGCAGTTCCGGAAATTTACCCCGACCTGCGACACCAATGAAATTCAGACCTGTTCACAGCAGCAACTGGTGAATACCTATGACAACACCGTGCTGTATGTCGACTATATTGTTGATAAAACGATTAATATATTGAAAGCGCATCAGGACACCTTTACCACCAGCCTGGTCTATCTTTCCGATCACGGCGAATCACTGGGGGATAACGGCGTCTACCTGCACGGTTTGCCTTACAGCATTGCGCCAGACGCGCAGAAACACGTGCCGATGCTGCTGTGGCTGTCGGAAGACTACCAGCAGCGCTACAAGATTGACGCTACCTGCCTGCAAACGAGAGCGCAATCTCAGGAGTATTCGCAGGATAATCTTTTCTCAACCATGCTGGGACTGACTGGCGTTGAGACAACGCAATACCAGCCCGCAGATGATATTCTGCAACCTTGCAGGAGAGTCACCGAATGAAAATATTAATTGTTGAAGACGATACGTTGTTACTGCAGGGGTTGATTCTGGCGGCACAAACCGAAGGGTACGCCTGCGACGGTGTCGCCACTGCCCGTGCAGCGGAGCAATGTCTGGAAAACGCACACTACAGCCTGGTGGTGCTTGATCTCGGCCTGCCGGACGAAGATGGTTTGCATTTCCTGGCGCGAATCCGCCAGAAAAAATACACCCTGCCGGTGTTGATCCTCACCGCGCGAGACACCCTTGCCGATAAAATATCCGGGCTGGACGTGGGTGCCGATGATTATCTGGTGAAGCCTTTCGCCCTTGAGGAACTTCATGCCCGCATCCGCGCGCTGCTGCGCCGGCATAATAATCAGGGTGAGAGTGAACTGGTGGTCGGCTGTCTGACGCTTAATATGGGGCGTCGTCAGGTGTGGAAAGAGGGGGAAGAACTGGTCCTCACTCCGAAAGAGTACGCGCTACTCTCCCGCCTCATGCTGAAGGCCGGAAGCCCGGTACACCGCGAAATTCTCTACAACGACATTTATAACTGGGACAACGAACCCTCCACCAATACCCTGGAAGTGCATATTCATAACCTGCGCGACAAAGTCGGCAAGTCGCGAATTCGTACCGTGCGGGGGTTTGGCTACATGCTGGTAGCGAACGGGAGCGAGGAAAACTAATTGAAGCTGACGCGTTTTCTGCACAGGCCGATGACCCTGCGGCAGCGGCTGATGATCACGATTGGCCTGATTCTACTGGTCTTTCAGCTCATCAGTACCTTCTGGCTGTGGCACGAAAGCACCGAGCAAATCCAGCTTTTTGAGCAGGCGTTGCGGGACCATAGAAATAACGACCGCCACATCATGCATGAGATCCGCGAGGCGGTCGCCAGTCTGATCGTCCCCAGCGTGTTTATGGTGGGATTGACCCTCGTCATCTGTTACCAGGCGGTGCGCCGCATCACCCGCCCGCTCGCCGATCTGCAAAAAGAGTTAGAAACCCGCACGGCGGATAACCTGAAGCCGATTGATATTCATAGCTCGACCGTGGAAATTCAAGCGGTTGTTACGGCGCTAAATGAGCTGGTGAACAGACTGACCACCACCATCGAAAATGAACGCCTGTTCACTGCTGACGTTGCCCATGAACTGCGCACACCGCTATCGGGAGTGCGCCTGCATCTGGAGTTATTGTCGAAGGCGCACAATGTCGACGTCGCGCCCCTGGTCGCGCGTCTGGACCAAATGATGGACAGCGTGTCGCAACTCTTACAGCTCGCCCGCGTTGGGCAATCCTTTTCCTCCGGCACTTACCAACACGTTAAGCTGTTGGATGATGTGATCTTGCCCTCCTACGATGAGCTGAGCACCATGCTGGACCAGCGAGAGCAAACTTTGCTGCTCCCTGAGAGCCATGACGACGTTACCGTCGACGGCGATGCCACCCTCCTGCGGATGCTATTGCGAAATCTGGTGGAGAACGCCCATCGCTACAGCCCGAAAGGGACGACCATCACTCTCTCTCTGAAGGCAGATGATGACGCGATTATGGCGGTTGAGGACGAAGGGCCGGGAATAGACGAGAGTAAATGTGGCAAGTTAAGCGAAGCCTTTGTTCGCATGGACAGTCGCTACGGTGGAATTGGGCTGGGACTGAGTATCGTCACTCGCATCACCCAACTGCATCACGGGCAGTTCATATTGCAGAACCGCGAAGGAACGACAGGAACCCGTGCATGGGTGAAGCTAAAGAAGACTCAGTAAGTGGTCAGCCAGACATACAAAAAGCTGCTGACAATCAGTACGCTAAATACCGTCGTTAAACTTTCATAAACACGTTGTTTCATCACACTCTCCTCCAGGCTATGGAAGAGAGTGTGCCAGCCAGAGATTAAGCCAACCTTAAGTGATGAACGATTGCCGAATGGCGGCGCAAGCGCCTTATCCGGCCAACCAAAAGCGTAGGCCCGGTAAGCGTCTGCGCCACCAGGCAACATTTCCGTATTACTCGTCAATACGCGGATGCTGCTGTACCAACCTTGTACGTTTCACCTGCAGTTCGGCAATCTCCTGATCGATATCCTCGATTTTTTGCTCGATATTATCGTAATGCTCACCGAGAATTTCTTTCGCTTCCTGAATATCCGAAGCCGCAGGCGTCGCCCCTTTCAGCGGTTGGTTCGCCGTCTCTTTCATGGTGATACCGGTAATAAAACCAATCACCGCAATGACCATCAGATAATAGGCAGGCATCATCAGGTTTTGCGAGCTTTCCACCAGCCAGGCAGCCAACGTCGGCGTCAGACCAGCAATCAGCACTGAGATATTAAACGCCGCCGCCAGCGCGCTATAGCGAATATGCGTTGGGAACATCGCCGGCAGCGTTGAGGCCATGACCCCCGTAAAGCAGTTGAGGATCACCGCCAGCATCAGCAAACCGGCAAAAATCAGACCGATGATATTACTGTTGATCAGAATAAAGGCCGGGATCGCCAGCGCAAACAGCGCGATGCTGCCCATAATCACGAACGGTCGGCGGCCAAAACGGTCGCTCAGCAGCCCCATCACCGGCTGGACAAACAGCATCCCGATCATGATTGCGATAATAATCAGCACCCCATGATCTTCAGAGTAGTGCAGGTTATGCGACAAATAGCTCGGCATGTAGGTGAGCAACATGTAATAAGTCACGTTGGTGGCAATCACCAGACCGATACATGCCAGCAGGCTGCGCCAGTGTTTGGTGGCAATCTCCTTAAAGGAGACTTTCGGCCCGTCCTGCAAACCTTCACGGTCGCCCTGCTCCAGTTTATCGACATGCTGCTGGAACGCCGGGGTTTCTTCCAGCGCGTGGCGCAGGTAAAGCCCGATAATCCCTAACGGCAGAGCGATAAAGAACGGAATACGCCAGCCCCATTCGAGGAAATTCTCTTCACCGACAACGGTGGAGATCAGTACCACCACGCCCGCGCCGAGTACAAACCCGGCAATAGAACCGAAGTCCAGCCAGCTTCCCATAAAGCCGCGTTTGCGGTCGGGAGAATACTCAGCCACAAAAATCGACGCCCCGGTGTACTCACCGCCGACCGAGAATCCCTGTGCCATCTTACACAGCAGCAGCAGGATCGGCGCCCAGATGCCAATCGAGGCATAAGACGGGATCAAGCCAATACAGAAAGTACTGATCGACATAATGACGATGGTAATGGCGAGTATTTTCTGGCGACCGTATTTATCGCCAAGCATACCGAAGAACAAACCACCGAGCGGACGAATTAAAAAGGGAACGGAGAAGGTAGCAAGGGCGGCAATCATCTGCACGCTGGGGTCAGCCCCCGGAAAGAAAACTTTACCTAATGCGTAAGCAACAAAACCATAAACACCAAAATCGAACCATTCCATGGCATTACCCAGCGAGGCTGC from Citrobacter sp. RHB25-C09 harbors:
- the pmrB gene encoding two-component system sensor histidine kinase PmrB; protein product: MKLTRFLHRPMTLRQRLMITIGLILLVFQLISTFWLWHESTEQIQLFEQALRDHRNNDRHIMHEIREAVASLIVPSVFMVGLTLVICYQAVRRITRPLADLQKELETRTADNLKPIDIHSSTVEIQAVVTALNELVNRLTTTIENERLFTADVAHELRTPLSGVRLHLELLSKAHNVDVAPLVARLDQMMDSVSQLLQLARVGQSFSSGTYQHVKLLDDVILPSYDELSTMLDQREQTLLLPESHDDVTVDGDATLLRMLLRNLVENAHRYSPKGTTITLSLKADDDAIMAVEDEGPGIDESKCGKLSEAFVRMDSRYGGIGLGLSIVTRITQLHHGQFILQNREGTTGTRAWVKLKKTQ
- the eptA gene encoding phosphoethanolamine transferase EptA — protein: MLKRIVKRPTLSLLTWLLLVSFYLSVFLNIAFYRQVIQALPMDSLRNVLVFISMPLVAFSVINIVLTLSSFLWLNRPLACLFVIVSAAAQYFIMTYGIVIDRTMIANMVDTTPAETFALMTPKMVLTLGLSGIVAAIVFCWIKIKPAARPLRSGLYRIASVLASVAVILLVAALFYKDYASLFRNNKELVKSLSPSNSLVASWSWYSHQRLANLPLVRIGEDAHRNPLMQQAKRKTLTVLIVGETSRAENFSLGGYARETNPLLAKDNVVYFPHTTSCGTATAVSVPCMFSNMPRKHYDEQLAHHQEGMLDIIQRAGINVLWNDNDGGCKGACDRVPHQNMTTLNLPGECIKGECYDEVLFHGLEEYINNLKGDGVIVLHTIGSHGPTYYNRYPPQFRKFTPTCDTNEIQTCSQQQLVNTYDNTVLYVDYIVDKTINILKAHQDTFTTSLVYLSDHGESLGDNGVYLHGLPYSIAPDAQKHVPMLLWLSEDYQQRYKIDATCLQTRAQSQEYSQDNLFSTMLGLTGVETTQYQPADDILQPCRRVTE
- the pmrR gene encoding LpxT activity modulator PmrR, whose translation is MKQRVYESLTTVFSVLIVSSFLYVWLTTY
- the pmrA gene encoding two-component system response regulator PmrA, giving the protein MKILIVEDDTLLLQGLILAAQTEGYACDGVATARAAEQCLENAHYSLVVLDLGLPDEDGLHFLARIRQKKYTLPVLILTARDTLADKISGLDVGADDYLVKPFALEELHARIRALLRRHNNQGESELVVGCLTLNMGRRQVWKEGEELVLTPKEYALLSRLMLKAGSPVHREILYNDIYNWDNEPSTNTLEVHIHNLRDKVGKSRIRTVRGFGYMLVANGSEEN
- the proP gene encoding glycine betaine/L-proline transporter ProP, with translation MLKRKKVKPITLRDVTIIDDGKLRKAITAASLGNAMEWFDFGVYGFVAYALGKVFFPGADPSVQMIAALATFSVPFLIRPLGGLFFGMLGDKYGRQKILAITIVIMSISTFCIGLIPSYASIGIWAPILLLLCKMAQGFSVGGEYTGASIFVAEYSPDRKRGFMGSWLDFGSIAGFVLGAGVVVLISTVVGEENFLEWGWRIPFFIALPLGIIGLYLRHALEETPAFQQHVDKLEQGDREGLQDGPKVSFKEIATKHWRSLLACIGLVIATNVTYYMLLTYMPSYLSHNLHYSEDHGVLIIIAIMIGMLFVQPVMGLLSDRFGRRPFVIMGSIALFALAIPAFILINSNIIGLIFAGLLMLAVILNCFTGVMASTLPAMFPTHIRYSALAAAFNISVLIAGLTPTLAAWLVESSQNLMMPAYYLMVIAVIGFITGITMKETANQPLKGATPAASDIQEAKEILGEHYDNIEQKIEDIDQEIAELQVKRTRLVQQHPRIDE